The following are encoded in a window of Chryseobacterium sp. genomic DNA:
- a CDS encoding four helix bundle protein, with the protein MGTHKDLDVWKRSVELVTTVYYLTSEFPKEEIFGLTNQIRRASVSIPSNIAEGAARNSDKEFIRFLYISLGSNQELDTQMLIARNLNYLSTDKYSSVANEVETIGKQLITLIKYLKSK; encoded by the coding sequence ATGGGGACACATAAAGATCTTGATGTATGGAAAAGAAGTGTTGAATTAGTCACCACGGTTTATTATTTAACCAGTGAATTCCCAAAAGAAGAAATTTTTGGATTAACCAATCAGATTAGAAGAGCCAGTGTTTCTATACCCAGTAATATTGCTGAGGGAGCAGCAAGAAACTCTGATAAAGAATTTATTCGTTTTTTGTATATATCCTTAGGTAGTAATCAGGAGTTGGATACTCAAATGCTGATAGCAAGAAACCTAAATTATCTATCTACTGATAAATATAGTTCTGTTGCAAATGAAGTAGAAACCATCGGTAAGCAACTGATTACATTAATAAAATATTTGAAAAGTAAATGA
- a CDS encoding sugar epimerase, which translates to MNSRKEQQITGLPQTISGYTPAAIGEPVTDVRQPTLLKGNRHQDGRGTLRYNNDFSLPGVQRFYTIQNADTQFIRAWQGHRVEQRWFSAMTGSFIIKLIRVDHWDNPSRDLKSVDFVLESDTLDILHVPPGYISSIQARGEDAVLLVFADYELGVSQDEYRFPADYFKN; encoded by the coding sequence ATGAACAGCCGTAAAGAGCAGCAAATAACTGGTCTACCGCAAACAATAAGCGGTTACACTCCGGCAGCAATCGGGGAACCAGTGACAGACGTTAGGCAACCCACCCTCCTGAAAGGGAACCGGCACCAGGACGGGCGTGGCACTCTGCGGTATAACAATGATTTTTCTTTGCCCGGTGTGCAGAGATTTTACACCATTCAAAATGCAGACACCCAATTTATTCGTGCCTGGCAGGGACATAGGGTGGAGCAGCGCTGGTTCTCGGCCATGACAGGCAGTTTTATTATAAAGCTGATCCGTGTGGACCATTGGGACAATCCCTCCAGAGACCTGAAGTCCGTGGACTTTGTGCTGGAATCAGATACACTGGATATCCTGCATGTGCCTCCCGGTTATATATCATCCATTCAGGCCCGCGGGGAAGATGCAGTGCTGCTGGTTTTTGCCGATTATGAACTGGGCGTAAGCCAGGACGAGTACAGGTTCCCGGCAGATTATTTTAAGAATTAA
- a CDS encoding NAD-dependent epimerase/dehydratase family protein, whose translation MKKIGITGQKGFVGSHLYNTLGLRPEEFTRVDFGKGFFDDEAKLDAFVSQCDVIVHLAAMNRHESQEFIYETNVRLASKLAESLKRTGSGAHVLFSSSSQEERDNLYGKSKKEGRKLLADRANENGGTFTGMIIPNVFGPFGKPNYNSFIATFCHKLTHGETPTIDVDGEVHLIYVGELVQEILGQIESGITTDEYTVAATNTVKVSEVLQKLEEYRALYFEGGEIPKLETSFDYQLFNTYRSYIDHKTHYPVKFTQHTDPRGAFVEVIRLGIGGQCSFSTTVPGITRGNHFHTRKIERFAVIKGKALIQLRKIDSDEVTDFYLDGSQPAYVDMPIWYTHNIKNIGEEELYTIFWINEPFDPEDADTYFLEV comes from the coding sequence ATGAAGAAAATAGGAATTACAGGACAAAAGGGATTTGTAGGTTCACACCTCTACAATACTTTAGGGCTGAGGCCCGAAGAGTTCACAAGGGTGGATTTCGGGAAAGGTTTTTTTGATGATGAGGCAAAACTGGACGCTTTTGTAAGTCAGTGTGATGTCATTGTACATCTGGCGGCCATGAACCGTCACGAAAGTCAGGAATTCATCTACGAAACAAATGTCCGCCTGGCCTCCAAACTTGCTGAATCCCTGAAACGCACCGGCTCCGGGGCACATGTGCTTTTTTCTTCCTCATCTCAGGAGGAGCGTGATAACCTGTACGGGAAATCGAAGAAAGAAGGCCGCAAGTTACTGGCAGACCGGGCAAATGAAAACGGCGGGACTTTCACTGGAATGATCATTCCCAATGTCTTCGGACCTTTCGGAAAGCCCAACTACAACTCTTTCATTGCTACCTTCTGCCACAAACTTACCCATGGAGAAACGCCCACAATCGATGTGGACGGGGAGGTGCATCTTATTTATGTAGGCGAACTTGTTCAGGAAATACTGGGTCAGATTGAATCCGGCATTACTACTGATGAATATACCGTTGCGGCAACAAACACTGTTAAGGTTTCGGAAGTGCTTCAGAAACTGGAGGAATACAGGGCGCTCTATTTTGAAGGTGGTGAGATTCCAAAACTGGAAACCTCTTTTGATTACCAGCTTTTCAATACCTACCGCTCCTATATAGACCACAAAACCCACTATCCTGTGAAATTTACTCAGCATACCGACCCGCGCGGCGCTTTTGTAGAGGTGATCAGGCTTGGAATTGGCGGACAGTGCTCTTTTTCGACCACTGTGCCGGGAATCACACGCGGTAACCATTTCCACACCAGGAAAATCGAAAGGTTTGCAGTGATAAAGGGAAAGGCCTTAATTCAGTTAAGAAAAATTGATTCAGACGAGGTGACGGATTTCTATCTGGACGGTTCGCAACCCGCCTATGTAGATATGCCCATCTGGTACACGCATAATATAAAGAACATAGGTGAAGAGGAACTGTATACCATTTTCTGGATCAATGAACCGTTTGATCCGGAAGATGCGGATACGTATTTTTTGGAAGTTTAA
- a CDS encoding lipopolysaccharide biosynthesis protein — protein sequence MQNSSRQIKLGGIISYFTIAFSIIAGLIYTPWMISIIGQADFGLYTLAGSLVTMVTIDLGLSAAVTRFVSKYKAQNDTDGISRFMGIAYKIFIGLAVIFLLLLTVMYFNVEHIFVKLNAEELEKVKVLLAITGLYSVISFPFQPLDGLLFSGEWFIFHKITGLVHKVLNIVLMVGALLLGYGLYSLVVVNAGLGILLIIWKLYFLKKKDWTPITWKGFDSVLVKEIFSFSLWVMVISIAQRLILNITPSVLGMTSGSKEIAMFSAAMTVEGYVWTFATVFGSMFLPKVAQIIYKDDGGPEAIQELMIKVGRIQFIMLGAIVSIFIVAGKGFFLNWLGSDFEKSYFVTVFLILPGLLTIPQEIASTALVASNKVKFNAYSKIIIAAVSVVLSYLLSLRFGSTGAGMAIFIGNIIGGVIVMNFIYIKVLKIDIWDFFRKCQISMALPFILVIICGLALNYAFSSVTWTTLIIKSSVLGLVYVLAAYFLALNTYEKELIVGVIKRKIQ from the coding sequence ATGCAGAACAGCAGCAGGCAAATAAAGCTCGGAGGCATCATCTCCTACTTTACCATTGCCTTTTCCATAATCGCCGGCCTTATCTACACACCCTGGATGATCTCCATCATCGGGCAGGCAGATTTTGGGCTGTATACATTGGCGGGTTCACTGGTTACTATGGTTACTATTGATCTGGGACTATCTGCGGCGGTTACACGATTTGTGTCCAAATATAAGGCACAGAATGATACCGATGGAATTTCCAGATTCATGGGTATTGCCTACAAAATTTTTATCGGCCTGGCCGTCATCTTCCTTTTGCTGCTTACCGTCATGTACTTTAATGTAGAGCATATTTTTGTCAAACTTAATGCAGAGGAACTGGAGAAGGTTAAGGTGCTCCTGGCAATTACTGGCTTGTATTCGGTCATATCGTTCCCTTTTCAGCCTTTGGACGGTTTACTGTTCTCCGGCGAATGGTTTATTTTCCATAAAATAACCGGTCTTGTACATAAAGTCTTGAACATTGTTCTGATGGTGGGCGCTTTGCTCCTGGGCTACGGACTGTACTCACTTGTGGTCGTTAATGCAGGTCTTGGGATATTGCTGATTATCTGGAAACTTTATTTCCTGAAGAAAAAGGACTGGACACCCATAACCTGGAAGGGCTTTGACTCCGTATTAGTGAAAGAAATATTCTCTTTTTCACTATGGGTAATGGTGATTTCCATTGCACAAAGACTCATCCTGAATATTACCCCAAGTGTGCTGGGTATGACTTCAGGAAGTAAGGAAATAGCGATGTTTTCAGCTGCTATGACTGTCGAGGGCTATGTCTGGACCTTCGCCACCGTCTTTGGCAGTATGTTCCTGCCTAAAGTTGCGCAGATCATCTACAAGGATGATGGCGGTCCGGAAGCAATACAGGAACTTATGATCAAGGTAGGCAGAATTCAGTTCATTATGCTGGGCGCTATAGTATCTATCTTTATTGTGGCAGGTAAAGGGTTCTTTTTGAACTGGCTGGGAAGTGATTTTGAAAAATCATATTTTGTAACTGTGTTTCTCATACTTCCGGGATTACTAACCATTCCGCAGGAAATTGCATCCACTGCATTAGTTGCTTCCAACAAAGTAAAGTTTAATGCCTATTCCAAAATCATTATTGCGGCAGTTTCAGTGGTACTGTCCTATCTGCTTTCCTTACGGTTTGGTTCTACGGGAGCCGGAATGGCGATTTTCATTGGGAATATAATCGGAGGTGTAATTGTAATGAATTTTATATACATAAAAGTCCTTAAAATTGATATTTGGGATTTTTTCCGAAAATGTCAGATCAGTATGGCGCTGCCGTTTATTTTGGTTATAATTTGTGGCCTCGCATTAAATTATGCATTTTCGTCAGTTACGTGGACCACTTTAATTATAAAATCTTCGGTGCTGGGTTTGGTCTATGTTCTGGCCGCTTATTTTTTAGCGCTTAATACCTATGAAAAAGAACTTATTGTGGGCGTGATTAAAAGAAAAATACAATAA
- a CDS encoding polysaccharide biosynthesis protein has translation MKIQNKVLLITGGTGSFGSAVLNRFLHTDHFREIRIFSRDEKKQDDMRVQYKNDKIKYYIGDVRDYASVEPATRGVDYVFHAAALKQVPSCEFFPMQAVKTNVEGTQNVIRASAVNKVQKVICLSTDKAAYPINAMGISKAMMEKVAVAESRSLTETVVCLTRYGNVMGSRGSVIPLFLNQIKKGEKITVTDPNMSRFFMSLEDAVDLVLFAFENANPGDLFVNKAPAGKIGDLAKALMELTGKDVPVKVIGTRHGEKLYETLCTREEMLHAEDMGDFYRIPADNRDLNYAKYFSEGERDISKIEDYHSHNTEQQGVEGLKKLISTLPLIRKEVFGEDPAFYV, from the coding sequence ATGAAAATTCAAAATAAAGTTCTTCTTATCACCGGCGGTACCGGCTCTTTTGGGAGCGCCGTCCTTAACCGCTTTCTTCACACCGACCATTTCCGCGAGATACGCATCTTTTCGCGTGACGAAAAGAAACAGGATGACATGCGCGTCCAGTATAAAAATGATAAAATCAAATATTATATAGGTGACGTCCGCGATTATGCCAGTGTGGAGCCTGCTACCCGCGGTGTTGATTATGTATTCCACGCAGCCGCACTCAAGCAGGTGCCTTCCTGTGAGTTTTTCCCCATGCAGGCTGTAAAAACCAATGTTGAGGGTACGCAGAATGTCATCAGGGCATCAGCGGTGAACAAGGTCCAGAAAGTGATCTGTCTGAGTACTGATAAAGCAGCATATCCCATCAACGCTATGGGAATCTCAAAAGCTATGATGGAGAAAGTAGCCGTGGCCGAGTCACGCAGCCTTACCGAAACAGTGGTCTGCCTTACACGTTACGGAAACGTTATGGGCTCCCGCGGTTCTGTGATTCCTCTTTTCCTGAACCAGATCAAAAAAGGTGAAAAGATTACAGTTACCGATCCCAATATGTCGCGCTTCTTCATGTCTCTTGAAGACGCCGTAGATCTGGTACTTTTTGCCTTTGAAAATGCCAATCCGGGCGATCTTTTTGTAAATAAGGCACCGGCAGGTAAGATAGGCGACCTGGCGAAGGCGCTTATGGAACTCACCGGCAAGGATGTACCGGTGAAAGTGATCGGAACACGGCACGGTGAGAAACTTTATGAAACCCTCTGTACGCGCGAGGAAATGCTGCATGCCGAAGATATGGGTGATTTCTACCGAATCCCGGCTGATAACCGCGACCTTAACTATGCCAAATATTTTTCTGAGGGCGAAAGGGATATTAGCAAAATAGAAGATTACCACTCTCACAATACGGAACAGCAGGGTGTAGAAGGACTTAAAAAGCTGATTTCTACACTGCCTCTTATCCGTAAGGAAGTTTTTGGGGAGGACCCTGCTTTTTATGTGTAG
- a CDS encoding glycosyl transferase: protein MDTAINAPVLLIGFNRPDVMRQSFEYIRNARPAKLYVAIDGARDHKVGEDQLVTAVKEIVSKVDWECETHYRFNDQNRGAELTISSAVSWVLENEEFVIVLEDDIIAPMSFLKFAQDMLLRYRNIDEVYMISSCQTTPIDMPNNEDYLFGIYGHIWGWATWKRAWNRFDLNVNDFDKYSPEEELSKLTQNEAEKKLWRSTLKEMKNRGAGNNTWDICWSYIRFKENGLSVIPRVHLSSNIGAEGLHSKGKTGEHFRPFDANFTAKNHPSEVKRNLYYDNYHFNNHINRRPTILQRAVGKILRTLKLN, encoded by the coding sequence ATGGACACAGCTATTAATGCTCCTGTATTACTTATCGGCTTTAACCGGCCGGATGTAATGCGCCAGTCGTTTGAATATATTCGTAATGCACGGCCTGCGAAGCTTTACGTGGCAATCGATGGTGCCAGAGACCATAAAGTGGGGGAGGACCAACTCGTTACTGCCGTAAAGGAGATCGTATCTAAAGTGGACTGGGAATGTGAAACCCATTACAGGTTTAATGATCAGAACCGTGGTGCAGAATTAACAATATCCTCTGCTGTGTCCTGGGTTCTGGAAAATGAGGAATTCGTTATCGTTTTGGAAGACGACATTATCGCGCCCATGTCATTTTTAAAGTTTGCGCAGGATATGCTGCTCCGCTACAGAAACATCGATGAAGTTTATATGATAAGCAGCTGTCAGACCACCCCGATTGATATGCCCAATAATGAAGATTATCTCTTCGGGATTTACGGACATATTTGGGGTTGGGCTACCTGGAAAAGAGCCTGGAACCGTTTCGATTTAAATGTTAATGACTTCGATAAATATTCTCCTGAAGAAGAACTATCTAAACTGACCCAGAATGAAGCTGAAAAAAAATTATGGCGCTCAACCTTAAAAGAAATGAAAAACAGAGGTGCAGGCAATAATACATGGGATATCTGCTGGAGCTATATCCGGTTTAAAGAAAACGGCTTATCTGTAATCCCGCGTGTTCATCTGTCGTCCAACATTGGTGCTGAGGGTTTACACAGTAAGGGCAAGACTGGTGAGCATTTTAGACCTTTTGACGCTAACTTTACTGCAAAGAATCATCCATCGGAGGTAAAGAGGAACTTATATTACGACAACTATCATTTTAATAATCATATTAACCGGCGTCCCACCATCTTGCAGAGGGCTGTAGGTAAAATTCTAAGAACACTAAAACTCAATTAG
- the wecB gene encoding non-hydrolyzing UDP-N-acetylglucosamine 2-epimerase has protein sequence MTVVGTRPEIIRLSRVLTALDSSEAIDHIIVHTGQNYDYELNQIFFEDLGLRKPDYFLEAAGKTATETIGNILIKIDPLLEELAPDAFLVLGDTNSCLCAIPAKKRQIPIFHMEAGNRCFDQRVPEETNRKIVDHTADINLTYSDIAREYLLREGLPADRIIKTGSPMFEVLNHYLPQIEASKVLEKLNLEEGKYFVVSSHREENINSEKNFRGLMDSLNAIAERYGYPVIVSTHPRTRNMIDIMKLEIHPLIQLLKPLGFHDYNALQKRSFAVLSDSGTISEESSILNFRALNIRQAHERPEAMEEASVMMVGLSPERIMQGIVQLQTQVVGSRNTISGQQSAVSGQQSPITNHQSPTPNFRPVADYSMPNVSEKMVRIILSYTDYVNRVVWSK, from the coding sequence ATGACGGTGGTAGGTACCCGTCCGGAAATCATTAGATTATCACGTGTGCTTACGGCCCTGGACAGTTCTGAAGCCATCGATCATATCATCGTCCATACAGGTCAGAACTATGACTACGAGCTCAATCAGATATTTTTTGAAGATTTAGGTTTAAGAAAACCGGACTATTTCCTGGAAGCTGCAGGTAAGACTGCCACCGAAACCATTGGCAATATACTAATCAAGATCGATCCCCTGCTGGAAGAACTCGCACCGGACGCATTTTTGGTTCTGGGTGATACCAATTCCTGCCTCTGTGCTATCCCTGCAAAGAAAAGACAAATCCCAATCTTCCACATGGAAGCCGGAAACCGCTGCTTCGACCAGCGTGTGCCGGAGGAGACTAACCGCAAGATCGTAGACCATACCGCAGACATCAACCTTACTTATAGTGATATCGCCAGAGAATATCTTCTGAGGGAAGGCCTGCCGGCAGACCGCATCATCAAGACCGGCTCGCCCATGTTTGAGGTACTTAACCATTATCTGCCGCAGATCGAAGCTTCAAAAGTGCTGGAAAAACTGAACCTGGAAGAGGGTAAGTATTTTGTGGTATCCTCGCACCGTGAAGAAAACATCAATTCGGAAAAAAACTTCCGCGGACTGATGGATTCACTGAATGCCATTGCTGAAAGGTATGGTTATCCGGTAATCGTTTCCACCCACCCGCGCACCAGGAACATGATCGATATAATGAAGCTGGAGATACATCCGCTCATCCAGCTTCTGAAACCATTAGGTTTCCATGATTATAACGCACTTCAGAAAAGGTCATTTGCTGTACTTTCCGATTCCGGAACCATCTCCGAGGAATCCTCGATCCTGAACTTCCGTGCGCTGAACATCCGTCAGGCACATGAAAGGCCGGAAGCTATGGAGGAGGCCAGCGTGATGATGGTGGGGCTGTCACCTGAAAGAATCATGCAGGGTATCGTACAGTTACAGACACAGGTGGTGGGTTCAAGAAATACTATCAGCGGTCAGCAGTCAGCGGTCAGCGGTCAGCAGTCCCCCATCACCAATCACCAGTCACCAACTCCCAATTTCCGTCCGGTAGCCGATTATTCCATGCCGAATGTTTCGGAGAAGATGGTCAGGATTATCCTGAGTTATACCGATTATGTGAACAGGGTGGTTTGGAGTAAATAG
- a CDS encoding DegT/DnrJ/EryC1/StrS family aminotransferase, producing MYKIPLFDLNFDEKEEQAALETIQSKWISTGPKTAAFEAKFADMLSVKHAIALSNCTVSLHLALKLVGVEAGDEVICPSLTFVATVNAIRYVNAIPVFGDVVSYENPTISAEDIRKKISPKTKAIIVMHYGGFACDMDTIMAIAKEHDLKVIEDACHGPLAEYKGRKLGTIGDVGCFSFFSNKNISTGEGGMLITNNDDYAARTKLLRSHGMTSMSYERAKGHSTAYDVVELGYNYRMDDIHSSIGIVQLDKIQADLEKRAEVRTAYLKALKDVPGIIIPFADYSDFNSNYIFPIVLTDGDAERRDAIRAQLADAGIQTSMHYPAVHHFSIYKEYATELPVTDFLVDHLITLPMYSKLTVEQVNYISETLKKLV from the coding sequence ATGTACAAAATCCCGCTTTTCGACCTTAACTTCGATGAAAAAGAAGAACAGGCTGCCCTGGAAACCATCCAGTCCAAATGGATCTCAACCGGACCAAAGACTGCTGCCTTCGAGGCTAAGTTTGCCGATATGCTTTCTGTAAAACATGCCATCGCCCTGTCCAACTGTACTGTCAGTCTGCATCTTGCCCTTAAACTTGTGGGTGTAGAGGCTGGTGATGAGGTGATCTGTCCGTCGCTTACCTTCGTGGCTACTGTAAATGCCATCCGCTATGTAAATGCCATCCCCGTTTTTGGCGATGTGGTGAGCTATGAAAATCCTACGATTTCTGCCGAAGACATCAGAAAAAAAATTTCCCCTAAAACCAAAGCCATCATCGTAATGCATTATGGCGGTTTTGCCTGCGATATGGACACCATTATGGCTATTGCCAAAGAGCATGACCTGAAGGTGATTGAAGATGCCTGCCATGGACCGTTGGCCGAGTATAAAGGCCGTAAGTTGGGTACCATCGGCGATGTGGGCTGTTTCAGTTTCTTCTCCAACAAGAACATCAGTACCGGTGAAGGCGGTATGCTGATCACCAATAACGATGATTATGCAGCACGTACCAAACTGCTAAGGTCGCACGGCATGACCTCCATGTCTTATGAAAGAGCGAAAGGACACTCCACAGCTTATGATGTAGTGGAACTGGGATATAACTACAGGATGGACGACATCCATTCCTCAATAGGTATTGTACAGCTGGATAAGATCCAGGCCGATCTGGAGAAAAGAGCGGAAGTAAGGACAGCATACCTGAAAGCTCTGAAAGATGTTCCGGGAATCATCATACCATTTGCAGATTACAGCGACTTTAACTCCAATTATATCTTCCCCATTGTACTTACCGACGGTGATGCGGAAAGGAGAGACGCCATCCGCGCGCAGTTGGCCGACGCCGGTATCCAGACAAGTATGCATTACCCTGCGGTACACCATTTTTCCATCTATAAGGAATATGCCACTGAGCTGCCGGTAACCGACTTTCTGGTGGACCATCTGATAACGCTGCCCATGTACTCCAAACTGACAGTGGAGCAGGTTAACTATATTTCGGAAACACTAAAGAAACTGGTTTAA
- a CDS encoding UDP-N-acetylglucosamine 4,6-dehydratase codes for MNILQLIGREHELFKQDIAAHSAELEQAVSGSRFLVLGGAGSIGQAVTKEIFKRNPLKLHVVDISENNMVELVRDLRSTHGYIDGDFQTFALDIGSVEYDAFWNADGAYDYVLNLSALKHVRSEKDPYTMMRMIDVNVFNTEKTIRQSVEKGVKKYFCVSTDKAANPANMMGASKRIMEMYLMKLSEEINISTARFANVAFSDGSLLHGFNQRIQKKQPIVAPNDIKRYFVTPQESGELCLMSTIFGENRDIFFPKLSENLHLITFSDIATRYLAELGYTPYLCSSEDEARELVHTLPAQGQWPCLFTASDTTGEKDFEEFFTEREELDMERFPNLGIVKNEPLYDRELINHFTSAIKNMKDKGAWTKDELVELFFTMIPDFGYVEKGKYLDSKM; via the coding sequence ATGAATATACTTCAGTTAATAGGCAGGGAACACGAACTTTTTAAACAGGATATTGCCGCACATTCCGCAGAACTGGAGCAGGCCGTTTCGGGCAGCCGCTTTTTGGTTTTGGGTGGCGCCGGATCCATAGGTCAGGCCGTTACCAAAGAAATCTTCAAAAGAAATCCGCTGAAACTTCACGTGGTAGACATCAGTGAGAACAATATGGTGGAACTGGTGCGCGACCTGCGCAGTACCCACGGTTATATTGACGGAGATTTCCAGACTTTTGCGCTGGACATAGGATCTGTGGAATATGATGCTTTCTGGAATGCCGACGGTGCCTATGATTATGTCCTGAACCTTTCTGCACTGAAGCATGTAAGGAGTGAGAAGGACCCTTACACCATGATGCGGATGATTGACGTGAATGTTTTCAATACCGAAAAGACCATCCGTCAGTCGGTGGAGAAAGGGGTGAAGAAGTATTTCTGCGTGTCCACAGATAAAGCGGCCAATCCCGCCAATATGATGGGTGCCTCCAAGCGGATTATGGAAATGTACCTGATGAAGCTGAGTGAAGAAATCAACATCTCGACTGCCCGTTTTGCCAATGTGGCCTTCTCCGACGGTTCCCTTCTTCACGGTTTCAACCAGCGCATACAGAAAAAACAGCCCATTGTGGCTCCCAATGATATCAAGAGGTATTTCGTTACCCCACAGGAATCCGGCGAACTTTGCCTGATGTCCACCATTTTTGGTGAAAACCGCGATATCTTCTTCCCTAAACTCAGTGAGAATCTGCACCTGATCACCTTCTCGGATATCGCGACACGTTATCTGGCGGAGTTGGGTTATACTCCGTATCTGTGCAGTTCCGAAGACGAAGCCCGGGAACTGGTGCATACACTTCCCGCCCAGGGTCAGTGGCCATGCCTCTTCACCGCCAGCGATACTACCGGTGAAAAGGATTTCGAAGAGTTTTTCACCGAAAGGGAGGAACTGGACATGGAGCGTTTCCCTAATTTGGGCATTGTGAAAAACGAACCGCTTTACGACCGCGAACTTATCAACCATTTTACCTCTGCAATCAAAAATATGAAGGATAAAGGTGCCTGGACCAAAGATGAACTCGTTGAGCTGTTCTTCACCATGATCCCGGATTTTGGTTATGTGGAAAAAGGGAAGTACCTGGATTCTAAAATGTAA
- a CDS encoding ATP-grasp domain-containing protein: MKDYILVFGGGTLQCSIINRIKLAGYGSVVIDPDPNAPGKELADVFIPVGGQDYDATLEVAKKYSVKGVVTAATDKPILMMCRIAKDLGLPFPSYESCDTVLDKSKFKEFLKENNLPHAKGQMFTGEADVTPLDFTFPVITKPVVNSGSRGVIKAHNKVELAQAVKETLLHSRDGNYLIEEYIEGDEISVEALVQHGKLHVLQLTDKIVTPPPYNVELGHIQPSRFMDLKPEIEVLLQKIIDSSGLDHCALHPELKIDNGKITVIEIGPRLGGDFITSDLVPLSTGINMEDQLLKIATGREIELTRKEAAAMVSFFDFGEGFTVKNALDKEQILKDFPEITSLHLDKKVGEQINKITDSLNRYGHLILIGAHRDDLLEQKDKITVIIDQCLFGN; this comes from the coding sequence ATGAAGGATTATATCCTTGTTTTTGGAGGCGGAACCCTGCAGTGTTCCATTATCAACCGCATTAAACTGGCGGGATATGGCAGTGTGGTTATCGATCCCGATCCCAATGCACCCGGTAAGGAACTGGCAGATGTATTTATACCTGTAGGTGGCCAGGATTACGACGCCACCCTGGAAGTAGCAAAAAAATACAGTGTAAAAGGAGTTGTTACGGCGGCCACGGACAAACCCATCCTGATGATGTGCCGTATCGCGAAGGATTTAGGTCTGCCTTTTCCATCCTACGAAAGCTGCGACACAGTGCTGGACAAGTCTAAATTCAAGGAATTTCTTAAGGAAAACAATCTGCCGCATGCCAAAGGTCAGATGTTTACCGGCGAGGCAGATGTGACCCCGCTGGACTTCACCTTTCCTGTAATTACAAAACCGGTGGTCAATTCCGGCAGCCGTGGAGTTATCAAAGCGCACAATAAAGTAGAGCTGGCTCAGGCTGTCAAGGAAACTTTGCTTCACTCACGCGACGGAAACTATCTTATAGAAGAATATATCGAAGGTGACGAGATCAGCGTTGAGGCTCTGGTTCAGCACGGTAAATTGCATGTACTGCAGCTCACAGACAAAATAGTGACTCCACCGCCTTATAACGTGGAACTGGGACATATCCAGCCGTCCCGCTTTATGGATTTAAAGCCTGAAATTGAGGTGCTGCTCCAGAAAATCATTGATTCCAGCGGTCTGGATCACTGTGCCTTACATCCTGAACTCAAAATTGATAACGGCAAAATAACGGTGATCGAGATCGGACCCCGCCTGGGCGGCGATTTTATCACCTCAGATTTGGTACCTTTGTCCACCGGAATCAATATGGAAGATCAGTTGCTGAAGATAGCCACCGGACGAGAAATTGAGTTGACGCGGAAAGAAGCGGCGGCAATGGTGTCTTTCTTTGATTTTGGAGAAGGATTTACAGTAAAAAATGCTCTGGACAAGGAACAGATTCTAAAGGATTTTCCAGAAATTACCTCCCTGCATTTAGATAAGAAAGTAGGGGAACAGATTAACAAGATTACCGACAGTCTAAACAGATATGGACATCTGATTTTGATAGGTGCTCATCGTGATGATCTTTTGGAGCAGAAAGATAAAATAACTGTTATTATTGATCAGTGCCTATTCGGCAATTAA